In one Gemmatimonadaceae bacterium genomic region, the following are encoded:
- a CDS encoding sigma-70 family RNA polymerase sigma factor → MSTESPEQLFLRFLAEGDEAALDAVFRRCSPGLRSFALGLGLPRDRIDDLVHETLVTAVQRAASFEAARPLQPWLRGILARKGASLVREEARRQRHHDAWARERADRGAPAIDEVATGEVHELLREAIAAVPVRYRKALELHLLHGLPPAAVAERLGRLQVTVRVHLHRGLQHVRRQLPRGLFPLALALFCNRGAEASASASLRAVPRLRLAAFVGVPLAVLGSIVWWAAPARSTPMAQAHDELRDTAAAAPSVGPDAVRTAVLAPTVPEAADPAGLTVVVLDATGAPLPNVGLCIEPLAGQPALPARARLVTDPRGRAHLPTLPGPRLRVRSDRGHDEVIAASAGICTLRCAVGSTLRGFVVDPFERPVVDLQVWLGSPLDGAAVSGAVTTTDAAGTFRIDHVQPGTLVAAFGAAGLSAPQPWRGGDQPLRLELQPAGALVGCVLDVAGRPLAGVQVAAGSTPEHSDDAFPGGVVAFTVPTQVVRTDAGGRFGPLWLPPGEHSVHARAAGHAPAVQVVTVLATGISTTELHLAAARRLTGRVLAAGQPCALAEVVYRDLDRNHRTDLRTDAMGEFALEVPWATSGAVCARAPGHRPQRQSIASHAEVPPLVLELAPAPRRRGVLRFPDGAPAADFGVRCVTSPDSLLDEAEQHTTTAADGSFEVVAIDGAPPRWTVRGRGDPVWHALHDIPTSPQGEPFVATVPFAWQPSAHLRGRCLGGDGQPLAAGRVFLRCDSGIAWESARTDAEGRFAVGPLAPGTYVVFVESQAPHQPCLRATDVVLRAQAEHTLELRAGPFGTVRYALRHPDGSTPARALVSIVGGEPERRYCAREGALGEQALPPGDYRLYAMGDDFVWIAGQPFRIDAGGTTELPFGLEPAVRTTLALQGFAALGAEPCEVEVRQPARKRLLGSYRVLTDALPSVMAFLPRGDFEVQVRPDSGGFWLGNLQVDSLAPRHAALPVLLHAR, encoded by the coding sequence TCGTGCACGAGACGCTGGTGACCGCGGTGCAGCGTGCCGCGAGTTTCGAGGCCGCGCGGCCTCTGCAACCGTGGTTGAGGGGCATTCTGGCTCGCAAGGGCGCTTCGCTCGTGCGCGAAGAAGCGCGGCGCCAACGCCACCACGACGCCTGGGCCCGCGAACGTGCTGACCGCGGCGCGCCAGCCATCGACGAGGTCGCCACCGGCGAAGTGCACGAACTGTTGCGCGAAGCGATCGCCGCGGTGCCGGTGCGTTACCGCAAAGCGCTCGAACTGCATCTGCTGCACGGTTTGCCACCCGCCGCGGTCGCCGAACGGCTTGGCCGACTGCAGGTGACGGTGCGCGTGCACCTGCACCGCGGCTTGCAACACGTGCGTCGGCAGTTGCCGCGCGGCCTGTTCCCGCTGGCGCTGGCGTTGTTTTGCAACCGCGGCGCCGAGGCGAGTGCCTCCGCCAGCCTGCGCGCCGTGCCACGGCTCCGACTCGCGGCGTTCGTGGGAGTACCGCTGGCGGTTCTAGGCAGCATCGTCTGGTGGGCCGCGCCAGCGCGTTCCACCCCGATGGCGCAAGCCCACGACGAACTGCGCGACACCGCCGCCGCCGCGCCGAGCGTTGGTCCCGATGCCGTCCGCACCGCGGTGCTGGCGCCAACCGTTCCGGAGGCAGCTGACCCCGCGGGATTGACCGTCGTCGTGCTCGACGCCACGGGTGCTCCGCTGCCCAACGTCGGCCTTTGCATCGAACCGCTCGCGGGCCAACCGGCGCTGCCGGCGCGCGCGCGACTTGTCACCGATCCGCGTGGCCGCGCGCACCTGCCCACGCTACCGGGCCCGCGGCTGCGGGTGCGCAGCGATCGTGGTCACGACGAAGTGATCGCCGCCAGCGCCGGCATCTGCACGCTGCGCTGTGCGGTGGGCTCGACGCTGCGTGGCTTCGTAGTCGATCCGTTCGAACGGCCCGTCGTCGACCTGCAGGTGTGGCTCGGCAGCCCCCTCGACGGGGCCGCGGTCAGTGGCGCTGTGACCACGACCGACGCCGCGGGCACGTTCCGAATCGACCACGTGCAGCCAGGCACCTTGGTGGCTGCGTTTGGCGCCGCAGGGCTCAGCGCTCCGCAACCATGGCGCGGTGGTGACCAGCCGCTGCGGCTCGAACTGCAGCCCGCGGGCGCCCTGGTCGGCTGCGTGCTCGATGTGGCGGGGCGGCCGCTCGCCGGGGTCCAGGTCGCCGCCGGTAGCACGCCCGAACACAGTGATGACGCATTCCCCGGTGGGGTCGTGGCCTTCACGGTGCCGACGCAAGTAGTGCGAACTGATGCCGGGGGCCGATTTGGACCGCTGTGGCTGCCTCCCGGTGAACATAGCGTACACGCGCGCGCCGCCGGGCACGCTCCGGCGGTTCAGGTCGTGACCGTGCTTGCGACCGGCATCAGCACGACGGAACTGCACCTCGCGGCGGCGCGGCGGCTCACCGGACGCGTGCTCGCGGCGGGGCAGCCGTGCGCGTTGGCCGAAGTGGTCTACCGTGATCTCGATCGCAACCACCGCACAGACCTGCGCACCGACGCCATGGGCGAGTTCGCCCTGGAAGTGCCGTGGGCGACCAGCGGCGCGGTCTGCGCGCGTGCTCCCGGCCATCGACCGCAGCGGCAGTCGATCGCCTCGCATGCTGAGGTCCCACCGCTTGTGCTCGAGCTGGCGCCGGCACCGCGCCGGCGCGGCGTGCTGCGCTTCCCCGACGGGGCCCCGGCGGCCGACTTCGGCGTGCGCTGTGTGACGAGCCCGGACTCGCTGCTCGACGAGGCCGAGCAGCACACCACGACCGCGGCCGACGGCAGCTTCGAAGTGGTCGCCATCGACGGAGCGCCGCCGCGCTGGACGGTGCGCGGCCGCGGCGACCCGGTCTGGCACGCCCTGCACGACATCCCGACATCGCCGCAAGGCGAGCCGTTCGTGGCCACGGTGCCGTTTGCGTGGCAACCCTCGGCGCATCTGCGCGGTCGTTGTCTCGGCGGCGACGGCCAACCACTCGCGGCCGGGCGCGTGTTCCTGCGTTGCGACAGCGGCATCGCTTGGGAATCGGCGCGCACCGATGCCGAAGGTCGGTTCGCCGTGGGGCCGCTGGCGCCCGGCACCTACGTGGTCTTCGTCGAGAGCCAGGCGCCGCACCAGCCGTGCCTGCGTGCCACCGACGTCGTGCTGCGCGCGCAGGCCGAGCACACGCTCGAACTGCGCGCGGGGCCGTTTGGCACCGTCCGCTACGCGTTGCGCCACCCGGACGGCAGCACGCCGGCTCGCGCCCTGGTCTCGATCGTCGGCGGCGAGCCCGAACGGCGCTACTGCGCGCGCGAAGGGGCGCTCGGCGAACAGGCGCTGCCGCCCGGCGACTACCGGCTCTATGCGATGGGCGACGACTTCGTGTGGATCGCGGGGCAACCGTTCCGGATCGACGCGGGCGGCACCACCGAACTGCCGTTCGGGCTCGAACCCGCCGTGCGCACCACGCTCGCGCTGCAGGGGTTCGCGGCGCTGGGCGCCGAGCCATGCGAGGTGGAGGTGCGGCAACCGGCTCGCAAGCGCCTGCTCGGCAGTTACCGGGTGCTCACCGACGCGCTGCCGAGCGTGATGGCGTTCCTGCCGCGCGGCGACTTCGAAGTGCAGGTGCGGCCCGATTCCGGTGGGTTCTGGCTGGGCAACCTGCAGGTTGATTCGCTGGCGCCGCGGCATGCGGCGTTGCCGGTGCTGCTGCACGCGCGGTGA